Proteins encoded by one window of Microplitis demolitor isolate Queensland-Clemson2020A chromosome 6, iyMicDemo2.1a, whole genome shotgun sequence:
- the LOC103577614 gene encoding monocarboxylate transporter 12 isoform X4, whose product MEQIKDELFFNEYFTTESEYSVEEQTRLTGVDTGGDETSPDDDAGSLCEYHDIPPPPDGGYGWVVVIASFMCNMIVDGIAYTFGIFFEEFVNYFGEGKGKTAWVGSLLSGMYLSAGPVVSALTNRYGCRAVCMAGSFIAATAFVLSTFASSVNMLMLIYGVMGGIGFGLIYLPAVVCVGYYFETKRSLATGIAVCGSGFGTFAFAPLANFLVESYSWKGAHLILAGLILNCAVFGALMRPLEYQKPPSVKPLLQRMAEEKRFQMERGSIGGSYFMVQLPDGSMEKRMKMPINIDPGVHSSFNLDQLVPGYYNSGTPLTPVPTVPTLPTISEVKVQEHSSAATSKSGSLDLKNSIVKSKSKKSIDETANAKDTVLPVVDKTDKPEMEFNKPIIPRNASQPAFTTHVQGLPKNGSVPFFDRIRKTSTGERYKPSLSAIKNSRTTLNSNGDIRKSLHLRLSASSMLGSRNNNMEADDGESITFTTSKSSIPKPKAAIVRPLSRKDIFYSGSIVNLPEYQSQKSIANYRQSVISLPKSVRGDTRDGDMEKGPEQSLCPCLELPESFKEALGTMLDMSLLRNPVFLLIGISNVFGMAGLYVPFFYLVDSAIKDGVDKNEAPFLLSIIGITNTVGRVICGFVADFPQVNSLLLNNICLLVSTISVAMTPFCESYTSYIIMATFFGTAISGYISLTSIILVDLLGLDKLTNAFGLLILFRGAAAIIGSPLAGSVYDATNSYSIPFFMAAFFFLISTITSFMAPAMKRCTTPQAPPVIMDTLTPIDEDIEEENEDDIPEIIETAPSPSDPPEKEIKQIESVL is encoded by the exons ATGGAACAAATAAAAGATGAactatttttcaatgaatatttcacg aCTGAGAGTGAATACTCAGTAGAAGAGCAAACAAGACTAACAGGAGTCGATACTGGTGGTGATGAAACATCACCGGATGATGATGCCGGATCACTGTGTGAATATCACGATATACCGCCTCCTCCTGATGGAGGATATGGTTGGGTAGTAGTAATAGCGTCATTCATGTGCAACATGATAGTGGACGGTATTGCGTATACATTTGGtatattttttgaagaatttgtaaattattttggagaGGGCAAAGGAAAGACTGCTTGGGTCGGGTCTCTACTATCTGGGATGTATCTCAGTGCTG gTCCAGTTGTTAGTGCGTTAACAAATAGATACGGATGCAGAGCCGTTTGTATGGCCGGCAGTTTTATCGCGGCAACTGCATTTGTATTATCAACATTTGCTTCTTCTGTAAATATGCTTATGTTAATTTATGGTGTTATGGGTg GTATAGGATTcggtttaatttatttaccggCAGTAGTTTGCGtcggttattattttgaaaccaAAAGATCTCTAGCTACAGGTATCGCTGTCTGTGGATCAGGTTTTGGTACATTTGCTTTCGCGCCTTTAGCTAATTTTTTAGTCGAATCATACAGTTGGAAGGGTGCTCATTTAATTTTAGCTGGACTTATACTTAATTGTGCA gtATTTGGTGCATTAATGCGACCTCTAGAGTACCAAAAACCGCCATCAGTAAAACCACTTCTCCAGCGAATGGCCGAAGAGAAACGTTTTCAAATGGAACGTGGTTCTATAGGTGGTTCTTATTTCATGGTGCAGTTACCAGATGGCTCTATGGAGAAACGTATGAAAATGCCGATAAATATCGATCCCGGTGTACACTCAAGTTTCAATCTCGATCAACTTGTACCCG GTTATTATAACTCAGGCACGCCATTAACGCCAGTACCGACAGTGCCAACTTTACCAACGATCTCTGAAGTTAAAGTCCAAGAGCATTCGAGTGCAGCCACCAGCAAAAGTGGTAGCTTAGatctaaaaaattcaatagttaaatctaaaagtaaaaaatccattGACGAAACAGCCAATGCCAAAGATACTGTTTTACCGGTTGTCGATAAAACAGATAAACCGGAAATGGAATTTAATAAACCAATAATACCACGTAATGCATCGCAACCAGCGTTTACTACTCACGTTCAAGGACTTCCGAAGAATGGATCGGTACCATTTTTTGATCGTATTCGTAAAACAAGCACTGGAGAACGATACAAGCCTAGTCTgagtgcaattaaaaattctagaaCAACTTTAAATAGTAATGGAGACATTCGTAAGAGTCTACATCTCAGATTGTCTGCTAGCAGTATGTTGGGATCAAGAAATAACAACATGGAAGCTGAT gaCGGAGAGAGTATAACATTTACAACAAGTAAATCTAGTATTCCAAAGCCAAAAGCCGCGATAGTACGTCCTCTATCTCGCaaggatattttttatagcggtagtatagtaaatttaccAGAATACCAGAGTCAAAAATCAATAGCTAATTATCGACAATCGGTAATTTCACTTCCTAAATCTGTTCGCGGTGATACGCGTGATGGTGACATGGAAAAAGGTCCTGAgc aaTCACTATGCCCGTGTTTAGAATTACCAGAATCATTTAAAGAGGCCTTAGGAACAATGTTAGATATGTCCTTGTTAAGGAAtcctgtatttttattaattggtaTTAGTAATGTATTCGGTATGGCTGGTTTATATGTaccgtttttttatttagttgattCAGCAATTAAAGAT GGAGTGGACAAAAATGAAGCGCCatttttactatcaataaTTGGTATAACAAATACTGTTGGACGTGTCATTTGTGGTTTTGTCGCTGATTTTCCACAagttaattcattattattgaataatatttgtttactAGTTTCAACAATATCCGTCGCAATGACGCCATTTTGTGAATCCTATACGTCGTATATTATAATGGCGACATTTTTTGGTACTGCTATTT ctgGATATATTTCACTGACGTCAATTATCCTAGTAGATCTACTGGGTCTAGATAAATTAACAAACGCATTTGGGTTATTAATACTGTTCCGTGGCGCGGCGGCCATTATTGGCTCCCCATTGGCTGGAAGTGTTTATGATGCAACTAATAGTTACAGTATACCATTTTTTATGGCTGCTTTCTTCTTTTTAATCAGTACGATTACCAGTTTTATGGCGCCTGCAATGAAACGTTGCACTACAccacaa gCGCCTCCAGTGATAATGGATACCCTAACACCCATCGACGAGGACATAGAAGAAGAAAATGAGGACGACATCCCTGAAATAATAGAAACAGCGCCCTCACCATCGGATCCTCccgaaaaagaaataaaacagATTGAGTctgttctataa
- the LOC103577614 gene encoding monocarboxylate transporter 12 isoform X2: MGPTSSREDQYEEPIGEDEGLQINPRPISTATESEYSVEEQTRLTGVDTGGDETSPDDDAGSLCEYHDIPPPPDGGYGWVVVIASFMCNMIVDGIAYTFGIFFEEFVNYFGEGKGKTAWVGSLLSGMYLSAGPVVSALTNRYGCRAVCMAGSFIAATAFVLSTFASSVNMLMLIYGVMGGIGFGLIYLPAVVCVGYYFETKRSLATGIAVCGSGFGTFAFAPLANFLVESYSWKGAHLILAGLILNCAVFGALMRPLEYQKPPSVKPLLQRMAEEKRFQMERGSIGGSYFMVQLPDGSMEKRMKMPINIDPGVHSSFNLDQLVPGTPLTPVPTVPTLPTISEVKVQEHSSAATSKSGSLDLKNSIVKSKSKKSIDETANAKDTVLPVVDKTDKPEMEFNKPIIPRNASQPAFTTHVQGLPKNGSVPFFDRIRKTSTGERYKPSLSAIKNSRTTLNSNGDIRKSLHLRLSASSMLGSRNNNMEADDGESITFTTSKSSIPKPKAAIVRPLSRKDIFYSGSIVNLPEYQSQKSIANYRQSVISLPKSVRGDTRDGDMEKGPEQSLCPCLELPESFKEALGTMLDMSLLRNPVFLLIGISNVFGMAGLYVPFFYLVDSAIKDGVDKNEAPFLLSIIGITNTVGRVICGFVADFPQVNSLLLNNICLLVSTISVAMTPFCESYTSYIIMATFFGTAISGYISLTSIILVDLLGLDKLTNAFGLLILFRGAAAIIGSPLAGSVYDATNSYSIPFFMAAFFFLISTITSFMAPAMKRCTTPQAPPVIMDTLTPIDEDIEEENEDDIPEIIETAPSPSDPPEKEIKQIESVL; the protein is encoded by the exons ATGGGCCCTACTAGCAGCAGAGAGGACCAGTATGAGGAGCCGATTGGTGAAGATGAAGGCCTACAGATAAATCCCCGTCCTATATCTACTGCT aCTGAGAGTGAATACTCAGTAGAAGAGCAAACAAGACTAACAGGAGTCGATACTGGTGGTGATGAAACATCACCGGATGATGATGCCGGATCACTGTGTGAATATCACGATATACCGCCTCCTCCTGATGGAGGATATGGTTGGGTAGTAGTAATAGCGTCATTCATGTGCAACATGATAGTGGACGGTATTGCGTATACATTTGGtatattttttgaagaatttgtaaattattttggagaGGGCAAAGGAAAGACTGCTTGGGTCGGGTCTCTACTATCTGGGATGTATCTCAGTGCTG gTCCAGTTGTTAGTGCGTTAACAAATAGATACGGATGCAGAGCCGTTTGTATGGCCGGCAGTTTTATCGCGGCAACTGCATTTGTATTATCAACATTTGCTTCTTCTGTAAATATGCTTATGTTAATTTATGGTGTTATGGGTg GTATAGGATTcggtttaatttatttaccggCAGTAGTTTGCGtcggttattattttgaaaccaAAAGATCTCTAGCTACAGGTATCGCTGTCTGTGGATCAGGTTTTGGTACATTTGCTTTCGCGCCTTTAGCTAATTTTTTAGTCGAATCATACAGTTGGAAGGGTGCTCATTTAATTTTAGCTGGACTTATACTTAATTGTGCA gtATTTGGTGCATTAATGCGACCTCTAGAGTACCAAAAACCGCCATCAGTAAAACCACTTCTCCAGCGAATGGCCGAAGAGAAACGTTTTCAAATGGAACGTGGTTCTATAGGTGGTTCTTATTTCATGGTGCAGTTACCAGATGGCTCTATGGAGAAACGTATGAAAATGCCGATAAATATCGATCCCGGTGTACACTCAAGTTTCAATCTCGATCAACTTGTACCCG GCACGCCATTAACGCCAGTACCGACAGTGCCAACTTTACCAACGATCTCTGAAGTTAAAGTCCAAGAGCATTCGAGTGCAGCCACCAGCAAAAGTGGTAGCTTAGatctaaaaaattcaatagttaaatctaaaagtaaaaaatccattGACGAAACAGCCAATGCCAAAGATACTGTTTTACCGGTTGTCGATAAAACAGATAAACCGGAAATGGAATTTAATAAACCAATAATACCACGTAATGCATCGCAACCAGCGTTTACTACTCACGTTCAAGGACTTCCGAAGAATGGATCGGTACCATTTTTTGATCGTATTCGTAAAACAAGCACTGGAGAACGATACAAGCCTAGTCTgagtgcaattaaaaattctagaaCAACTTTAAATAGTAATGGAGACATTCGTAAGAGTCTACATCTCAGATTGTCTGCTAGCAGTATGTTGGGATCAAGAAATAACAACATGGAAGCTGAT gaCGGAGAGAGTATAACATTTACAACAAGTAAATCTAGTATTCCAAAGCCAAAAGCCGCGATAGTACGTCCTCTATCTCGCaaggatattttttatagcggtagtatagtaaatttaccAGAATACCAGAGTCAAAAATCAATAGCTAATTATCGACAATCGGTAATTTCACTTCCTAAATCTGTTCGCGGTGATACGCGTGATGGTGACATGGAAAAAGGTCCTGAgc aaTCACTATGCCCGTGTTTAGAATTACCAGAATCATTTAAAGAGGCCTTAGGAACAATGTTAGATATGTCCTTGTTAAGGAAtcctgtatttttattaattggtaTTAGTAATGTATTCGGTATGGCTGGTTTATATGTaccgtttttttatttagttgattCAGCAATTAAAGAT GGAGTGGACAAAAATGAAGCGCCatttttactatcaataaTTGGTATAACAAATACTGTTGGACGTGTCATTTGTGGTTTTGTCGCTGATTTTCCACAagttaattcattattattgaataatatttgtttactAGTTTCAACAATATCCGTCGCAATGACGCCATTTTGTGAATCCTATACGTCGTATATTATAATGGCGACATTTTTTGGTACTGCTATTT ctgGATATATTTCACTGACGTCAATTATCCTAGTAGATCTACTGGGTCTAGATAAATTAACAAACGCATTTGGGTTATTAATACTGTTCCGTGGCGCGGCGGCCATTATTGGCTCCCCATTGGCTGGAAGTGTTTATGATGCAACTAATAGTTACAGTATACCATTTTTTATGGCTGCTTTCTTCTTTTTAATCAGTACGATTACCAGTTTTATGGCGCCTGCAATGAAACGTTGCACTACAccacaa gCGCCTCCAGTGATAATGGATACCCTAACACCCATCGACGAGGACATAGAAGAAGAAAATGAGGACGACATCCCTGAAATAATAGAAACAGCGCCCTCACCATCGGATCCTCccgaaaaagaaataaaacagATTGAGTctgttctataa
- the LOC103577614 gene encoding monocarboxylate transporter 12 isoform X1: MGPTSSREDQYEEPIGEDEGLQINPRPISTATESEYSVEEQTRLTGVDTGGDETSPDDDAGSLCEYHDIPPPPDGGYGWVVVIASFMCNMIVDGIAYTFGIFFEEFVNYFGEGKGKTAWVGSLLSGMYLSAGPVVSALTNRYGCRAVCMAGSFIAATAFVLSTFASSVNMLMLIYGVMGGIGFGLIYLPAVVCVGYYFETKRSLATGIAVCGSGFGTFAFAPLANFLVESYSWKGAHLILAGLILNCAVFGALMRPLEYQKPPSVKPLLQRMAEEKRFQMERGSIGGSYFMVQLPDGSMEKRMKMPINIDPGVHSSFNLDQLVPGYYNSGTPLTPVPTVPTLPTISEVKVQEHSSAATSKSGSLDLKNSIVKSKSKKSIDETANAKDTVLPVVDKTDKPEMEFNKPIIPRNASQPAFTTHVQGLPKNGSVPFFDRIRKTSTGERYKPSLSAIKNSRTTLNSNGDIRKSLHLRLSASSMLGSRNNNMEADDGESITFTTSKSSIPKPKAAIVRPLSRKDIFYSGSIVNLPEYQSQKSIANYRQSVISLPKSVRGDTRDGDMEKGPEQSLCPCLELPESFKEALGTMLDMSLLRNPVFLLIGISNVFGMAGLYVPFFYLVDSAIKDGVDKNEAPFLLSIIGITNTVGRVICGFVADFPQVNSLLLNNICLLVSTISVAMTPFCESYTSYIIMATFFGTAISGYISLTSIILVDLLGLDKLTNAFGLLILFRGAAAIIGSPLAGSVYDATNSYSIPFFMAAFFFLISTITSFMAPAMKRCTTPQAPPVIMDTLTPIDEDIEEENEDDIPEIIETAPSPSDPPEKEIKQIESVL; this comes from the exons ATGGGCCCTACTAGCAGCAGAGAGGACCAGTATGAGGAGCCGATTGGTGAAGATGAAGGCCTACAGATAAATCCCCGTCCTATATCTACTGCT aCTGAGAGTGAATACTCAGTAGAAGAGCAAACAAGACTAACAGGAGTCGATACTGGTGGTGATGAAACATCACCGGATGATGATGCCGGATCACTGTGTGAATATCACGATATACCGCCTCCTCCTGATGGAGGATATGGTTGGGTAGTAGTAATAGCGTCATTCATGTGCAACATGATAGTGGACGGTATTGCGTATACATTTGGtatattttttgaagaatttgtaaattattttggagaGGGCAAAGGAAAGACTGCTTGGGTCGGGTCTCTACTATCTGGGATGTATCTCAGTGCTG gTCCAGTTGTTAGTGCGTTAACAAATAGATACGGATGCAGAGCCGTTTGTATGGCCGGCAGTTTTATCGCGGCAACTGCATTTGTATTATCAACATTTGCTTCTTCTGTAAATATGCTTATGTTAATTTATGGTGTTATGGGTg GTATAGGATTcggtttaatttatttaccggCAGTAGTTTGCGtcggttattattttgaaaccaAAAGATCTCTAGCTACAGGTATCGCTGTCTGTGGATCAGGTTTTGGTACATTTGCTTTCGCGCCTTTAGCTAATTTTTTAGTCGAATCATACAGTTGGAAGGGTGCTCATTTAATTTTAGCTGGACTTATACTTAATTGTGCA gtATTTGGTGCATTAATGCGACCTCTAGAGTACCAAAAACCGCCATCAGTAAAACCACTTCTCCAGCGAATGGCCGAAGAGAAACGTTTTCAAATGGAACGTGGTTCTATAGGTGGTTCTTATTTCATGGTGCAGTTACCAGATGGCTCTATGGAGAAACGTATGAAAATGCCGATAAATATCGATCCCGGTGTACACTCAAGTTTCAATCTCGATCAACTTGTACCCG GTTATTATAACTCAGGCACGCCATTAACGCCAGTACCGACAGTGCCAACTTTACCAACGATCTCTGAAGTTAAAGTCCAAGAGCATTCGAGTGCAGCCACCAGCAAAAGTGGTAGCTTAGatctaaaaaattcaatagttaaatctaaaagtaaaaaatccattGACGAAACAGCCAATGCCAAAGATACTGTTTTACCGGTTGTCGATAAAACAGATAAACCGGAAATGGAATTTAATAAACCAATAATACCACGTAATGCATCGCAACCAGCGTTTACTACTCACGTTCAAGGACTTCCGAAGAATGGATCGGTACCATTTTTTGATCGTATTCGTAAAACAAGCACTGGAGAACGATACAAGCCTAGTCTgagtgcaattaaaaattctagaaCAACTTTAAATAGTAATGGAGACATTCGTAAGAGTCTACATCTCAGATTGTCTGCTAGCAGTATGTTGGGATCAAGAAATAACAACATGGAAGCTGAT gaCGGAGAGAGTATAACATTTACAACAAGTAAATCTAGTATTCCAAAGCCAAAAGCCGCGATAGTACGTCCTCTATCTCGCaaggatattttttatagcggtagtatagtaaatttaccAGAATACCAGAGTCAAAAATCAATAGCTAATTATCGACAATCGGTAATTTCACTTCCTAAATCTGTTCGCGGTGATACGCGTGATGGTGACATGGAAAAAGGTCCTGAgc aaTCACTATGCCCGTGTTTAGAATTACCAGAATCATTTAAAGAGGCCTTAGGAACAATGTTAGATATGTCCTTGTTAAGGAAtcctgtatttttattaattggtaTTAGTAATGTATTCGGTATGGCTGGTTTATATGTaccgtttttttatttagttgattCAGCAATTAAAGAT GGAGTGGACAAAAATGAAGCGCCatttttactatcaataaTTGGTATAACAAATACTGTTGGACGTGTCATTTGTGGTTTTGTCGCTGATTTTCCACAagttaattcattattattgaataatatttgtttactAGTTTCAACAATATCCGTCGCAATGACGCCATTTTGTGAATCCTATACGTCGTATATTATAATGGCGACATTTTTTGGTACTGCTATTT ctgGATATATTTCACTGACGTCAATTATCCTAGTAGATCTACTGGGTCTAGATAAATTAACAAACGCATTTGGGTTATTAATACTGTTCCGTGGCGCGGCGGCCATTATTGGCTCCCCATTGGCTGGAAGTGTTTATGATGCAACTAATAGTTACAGTATACCATTTTTTATGGCTGCTTTCTTCTTTTTAATCAGTACGATTACCAGTTTTATGGCGCCTGCAATGAAACGTTGCACTACAccacaa gCGCCTCCAGTGATAATGGATACCCTAACACCCATCGACGAGGACATAGAAGAAGAAAATGAGGACGACATCCCTGAAATAATAGAAACAGCGCCCTCACCATCGGATCCTCccgaaaaagaaataaaacagATTGAGTctgttctataa
- the LOC103577614 gene encoding monocarboxylate transporter 12 isoform X5, translated as MSPKNKTESEYSVEEQTRLTGVDTGGDETSPDDDAGSLCEYHDIPPPPDGGYGWVVVIASFMCNMIVDGIAYTFGIFFEEFVNYFGEGKGKTAWVGSLLSGMYLSAGPVVSALTNRYGCRAVCMAGSFIAATAFVLSTFASSVNMLMLIYGVMGGIGFGLIYLPAVVCVGYYFETKRSLATGIAVCGSGFGTFAFAPLANFLVESYSWKGAHLILAGLILNCAVFGALMRPLEYQKPPSVKPLLQRMAEEKRFQMERGSIGGSYFMVQLPDGSMEKRMKMPINIDPGVHSSFNLDQLVPGYYNSGTPLTPVPTVPTLPTISEVKVQEHSSAATSKSGSLDLKNSIVKSKSKKSIDETANAKDTVLPVVDKTDKPEMEFNKPIIPRNASQPAFTTHVQGLPKNGSVPFFDRIRKTSTGERYKPSLSAIKNSRTTLNSNGDIRKSLHLRLSASSMLGSRNNNMEADDGESITFTTSKSSIPKPKAAIVRPLSRKDIFYSGSIVNLPEYQSQKSIANYRQSVISLPKSVRGDTRDGDMEKGPEQSLCPCLELPESFKEALGTMLDMSLLRNPVFLLIGISNVFGMAGLYVPFFYLVDSAIKDGVDKNEAPFLLSIIGITNTVGRVICGFVADFPQVNSLLLNNICLLVSTISVAMTPFCESYTSYIIMATFFGTAISGYISLTSIILVDLLGLDKLTNAFGLLILFRGAAAIIGSPLAGSVYDATNSYSIPFFMAAFFFLISTITSFMAPAMKRCTTPQAPPVIMDTLTPIDEDIEEENEDDIPEIIETAPSPSDPPEKEIKQIESVL; from the exons ATGTCTCCTAAGAATAAG aCTGAGAGTGAATACTCAGTAGAAGAGCAAACAAGACTAACAGGAGTCGATACTGGTGGTGATGAAACATCACCGGATGATGATGCCGGATCACTGTGTGAATATCACGATATACCGCCTCCTCCTGATGGAGGATATGGTTGGGTAGTAGTAATAGCGTCATTCATGTGCAACATGATAGTGGACGGTATTGCGTATACATTTGGtatattttttgaagaatttgtaaattattttggagaGGGCAAAGGAAAGACTGCTTGGGTCGGGTCTCTACTATCTGGGATGTATCTCAGTGCTG gTCCAGTTGTTAGTGCGTTAACAAATAGATACGGATGCAGAGCCGTTTGTATGGCCGGCAGTTTTATCGCGGCAACTGCATTTGTATTATCAACATTTGCTTCTTCTGTAAATATGCTTATGTTAATTTATGGTGTTATGGGTg GTATAGGATTcggtttaatttatttaccggCAGTAGTTTGCGtcggttattattttgaaaccaAAAGATCTCTAGCTACAGGTATCGCTGTCTGTGGATCAGGTTTTGGTACATTTGCTTTCGCGCCTTTAGCTAATTTTTTAGTCGAATCATACAGTTGGAAGGGTGCTCATTTAATTTTAGCTGGACTTATACTTAATTGTGCA gtATTTGGTGCATTAATGCGACCTCTAGAGTACCAAAAACCGCCATCAGTAAAACCACTTCTCCAGCGAATGGCCGAAGAGAAACGTTTTCAAATGGAACGTGGTTCTATAGGTGGTTCTTATTTCATGGTGCAGTTACCAGATGGCTCTATGGAGAAACGTATGAAAATGCCGATAAATATCGATCCCGGTGTACACTCAAGTTTCAATCTCGATCAACTTGTACCCG GTTATTATAACTCAGGCACGCCATTAACGCCAGTACCGACAGTGCCAACTTTACCAACGATCTCTGAAGTTAAAGTCCAAGAGCATTCGAGTGCAGCCACCAGCAAAAGTGGTAGCTTAGatctaaaaaattcaatagttaaatctaaaagtaaaaaatccattGACGAAACAGCCAATGCCAAAGATACTGTTTTACCGGTTGTCGATAAAACAGATAAACCGGAAATGGAATTTAATAAACCAATAATACCACGTAATGCATCGCAACCAGCGTTTACTACTCACGTTCAAGGACTTCCGAAGAATGGATCGGTACCATTTTTTGATCGTATTCGTAAAACAAGCACTGGAGAACGATACAAGCCTAGTCTgagtgcaattaaaaattctagaaCAACTTTAAATAGTAATGGAGACATTCGTAAGAGTCTACATCTCAGATTGTCTGCTAGCAGTATGTTGGGATCAAGAAATAACAACATGGAAGCTGAT gaCGGAGAGAGTATAACATTTACAACAAGTAAATCTAGTATTCCAAAGCCAAAAGCCGCGATAGTACGTCCTCTATCTCGCaaggatattttttatagcggtagtatagtaaatttaccAGAATACCAGAGTCAAAAATCAATAGCTAATTATCGACAATCGGTAATTTCACTTCCTAAATCTGTTCGCGGTGATACGCGTGATGGTGACATGGAAAAAGGTCCTGAgc aaTCACTATGCCCGTGTTTAGAATTACCAGAATCATTTAAAGAGGCCTTAGGAACAATGTTAGATATGTCCTTGTTAAGGAAtcctgtatttttattaattggtaTTAGTAATGTATTCGGTATGGCTGGTTTATATGTaccgtttttttatttagttgattCAGCAATTAAAGAT GGAGTGGACAAAAATGAAGCGCCatttttactatcaataaTTGGTATAACAAATACTGTTGGACGTGTCATTTGTGGTTTTGTCGCTGATTTTCCACAagttaattcattattattgaataatatttgtttactAGTTTCAACAATATCCGTCGCAATGACGCCATTTTGTGAATCCTATACGTCGTATATTATAATGGCGACATTTTTTGGTACTGCTATTT ctgGATATATTTCACTGACGTCAATTATCCTAGTAGATCTACTGGGTCTAGATAAATTAACAAACGCATTTGGGTTATTAATACTGTTCCGTGGCGCGGCGGCCATTATTGGCTCCCCATTGGCTGGAAGTGTTTATGATGCAACTAATAGTTACAGTATACCATTTTTTATGGCTGCTTTCTTCTTTTTAATCAGTACGATTACCAGTTTTATGGCGCCTGCAATGAAACGTTGCACTACAccacaa gCGCCTCCAGTGATAATGGATACCCTAACACCCATCGACGAGGACATAGAAGAAGAAAATGAGGACGACATCCCTGAAATAATAGAAACAGCGCCCTCACCATCGGATCCTCccgaaaaagaaataaaacagATTGAGTctgttctataa